Genomic DNA from Hypanus sabinus isolate sHypSab1 chromosome 14, sHypSab1.hap1, whole genome shotgun sequence:
atgatgttgaatgctgaactgtagtccaagaacagtatTCTCTCATAAGCATCTCTCCTCTCCAGGTGTGCAAGGACGGTGTGTAGTGCTgaggctattgtgtcatctgtcaatcggttgtgtcggtaggcaaattgtagggggtccagtttgggtgctAGCAAGcagcagatgtaatccttgaccagcctctcaaagcatttgcttattattgatgtAAGTGCGACAGGGTGTCagttgttcaggcatgttaccttggtcattTTCGGTAGAGGAACAAttgtggataatttgaagcaggagagggagagattaaaaatgtcagtgaACACACCTGCCAATTGTGCTGTGCATATTCTGAGTACTCGTCCTGGGATGCCCTCTGGTCCCGCaaccttgtgactgtccactcattggaaacatctgcgtacctgAGCCTCTGAGTTGACCAGGTCGCAGTTTGTAGCGGTGTCTTTCCTCCAAAGCTGAGGGTTAGCAACATCGAACAGAACATAAAatcgattgagctcatctgggagagaggccatgATGTCGGCGGCACCACTACGtctggctttgaagtctgcagtggtatgcagccctcgccacaagtcatatgtgctattcattgtgaatttttgactcaatcttgtccctatattgttgttttgcaaccttgatagctttgcgcagatcattgctgcttttcttgagctctagtTGCTTGCCAGCGATGTTATCTCGCTGTCACGTTGTAAGTGCTGCTCACACGGAGTTATTGATCCAGAGTTTCTGGTTTGGGAGGACCCTGATCGATTTCTGGGGGACAAAGAAAAGTGGGAGGACCAGCATATGGAGGTGATGGGGTTGGtatggagataaggtgagagagggaaatgggaatggggaatggtgaagggtgggggggcattactagaagttcaagaaattgatgtttataccATCAAGTTGGAtcctacccagatggaatataagatgttgctcctccaacctgagactatggactgacatgtcaaaatgggaatggcaagtggaattaaaatgggtggccactgggacatCCCGCTTTTTCtcacagatggagtgtaggtgctaggcgaagcagtctcccaatctatgtcgggccTCACTAATATACAGTAGGCCATACCggaagcactggatacaatagatttattttttgtcatgtcacaccagacagtcagccattctagTCTGGcgtgtggtgtcaggattggtctcctttcggattaattGGATATGAATGTTCCTGACTTGACCCTTTTTTTTACGAGTTCGAGTgtctagctcgacgctcaacccagcatggatggaaagcgtgcttgGGGGTGGCCtgacttggatttgaactcgggagccttcgctctggagtctggcgctgatgccatTGCATCAGCAGCTGGccgatacaatagatgaccccaacagactcacaagtgaagtgttgcctcacgtggaaggactgtttggcgcCCTGAATgacagtgagggaggaagtgtaggggcagatgtagcatttgttctgcttgctccttcccctcctctcatCTTTTTATTCCAGCaccttctctcttcctttccaatccacaGGAAGGGTCTcctcccgaaatgtcgactgtttattatttccattgctgctgcctgtgctgctgagttcctccagcattttgtgtgtgttgctttggatttccagcatttgtagaatttctcatgtttctgATAAAAAACGGAGACCTTTCCAAGTAAAATTTCAAGCCTTAGAACTGATAAGTCAGGAAATACATCCAAGTCAAAATACAGACCCAAGCTGGGAATTTCAAAGGGAGCAATATTATTAAAATAATGCTCGCTCTGAACGTGTCCAGCAGCAGGTAATTCTCAGGACATGATCTAATTTCCTGAGCTATGTTGAAATTTGGGTATCACAGGGTATGACATCATTTTTCATGCATTTGCCATAGATGTCGTACAACTAACTGGCACATTCACCATTGTAACCAGAATTCAGGAGTGGTGTAAAATAATTGAAATTGTATTCCATTCCAACTTATTTTTACATGCACATTGATTTCTACgtcaccaatttttttttaaattcttagtTAGATCGACCCTTCCCCAATCAACAACAATTTCCTATTCTAGCTACAAAGTCGTGTAAATGGATCTAGTCAGCTCACTGCTGCTACATTCTGCTGTTTGTTGACTGCAGATTCTCAGCTCATGTGTCATCTGCAATGCTATTCGGGATCTTGCCTGCAACCAGAGTCTACTGAAGTTCATTACTAACATGGCATACAAATACCTCTCAAATTATCATTGCCTCAGTAAATGCTTCTTAATAGCAAATGTGAGAAGCTTTGACTTTGCAGGTTATGTGGCTCATGCTGAATATAACTGTATTAAGCTTATCGCTTAAGGTGTGTCAAGCCCCTGCTTTATGCTGGTGATATCAAATGAGATCAATCAAAAAAAATTCTATGCAAAATATAAgttatttcatttaaatgtgtcatttgctctctgcatacaatgtttttatGATGCCACAAAATGTTAATAATTAACAGAAACTGTGACAGTACTGAAGAAGATTTCTCCTTGCAGGACAGATGCAGTATGCTGCATTCAAATGAGGGTGCAAACACTGAATATATAAGCTATTATGATCTCTAAAACTTAACCTTTTACAATAACATAATCAATGAAATTACAGCAAGTTGTGGAGGATGGAATATATAGATTAGTTCAGAGAAGCTCAGAGCACAAACATCACAATGTTCCACTCTTGCTGTTCCATTACTAAGGCAGGAAACTTCTCCTCTTGCTGAGAATGCTAAAATGAAGGTTAATATGTGTTATGGAACCCAACATGAATAGCCAGTGTCGCTTCAGATCATTTGGGCCATGTTTGGTAGAGGACTGAAATTTCAGCACAGATATGTCATTGACTGATTAATTTAGAAAATGGTAGAATAAGGACACTTCCTCCAAAACTTAATTTTCCTTTCAGAGAATACTGTGGTCAACAGCAATGAATAGTGGCTCATTCCTACCTTTCAACGTAACTATAGTTTACAATCTGAACCACTGGCATTTCTCACTGGAGCTGAGCCAGGGTCACTCGTGTGTAGGATGCAGGAGAGCAGGCTTTTTAAACTAACATGGAAAGCACTAACAGTATATCTAAGAATAGTCTTTATAAATCAAGCAGCAACAAAGCTCTTTGAATGCCCTTGGTAATGTTTGGAGAAAGAGTGCTTCATAGAGCTTAATGCATGTCAGGCTAAAAGAGTCTTTAGCTGAAGCATGGTGTTTTAAACTTCAACACCGACTTAAAAGTCATCCTGCATGTTGATTGACAGCATAGCTCTGTGGACGCTTTTCAGACCTTAACTACCTGCACAGGTTGTAACATCCTTACTTCTAGGCATAACCTCATAATTGAAAGTTAGGCAAAACTGAAGAATTATTTCTACGTGCAAAGCATAACTTTAGAACTCATTGCCACAAGTAATAATTGATATTGACAATTGACCAAATACTAAGTTAAAATCTGTGAATGTTAGGATTTTATTAAGCATAgaatttcaaaaatcagaggtacagagggtcttgggagtcctcatgcagaatttcctaaaggttaacttgcaagttgagtcgctTGTAAGAAAGGCaagtacaatgttagcattcatttcaagagaactagaatgtaaaaagaaagatgtaatgctgacgATTTAAAAGGTATTGGTCATatgtacctggagtattgtgagcaagtttggATACATTATctgggaaaagatgtgctgacattgaagagggtccagtaGAAGTtcatgggaatgaaaaggttaacatattatATAGCTCATTTGATCACTTTGGGcctatactcgctggagtttagaagaatgaggaagaatCTCATTGCAACCAATCAAATATTTGAAGGTCtggataaagtagatgtggagaggatgttttctataatggCGGCTGCGGGATccaagggcacagtctcagaaatgAGCGAAGttaatttaaaacagagatgaagaaaatttctttcaccagaggtggtgaatctatggaatttattcccacaaatggctgtgcaggccaagtcttggtttatttaaggcagatgtagATAGGTCCTAGATTAACTGGAGTGTAAAAGGTTACTAGtgaggaggcagaagaatggggtagaggtggataataaatcagctctgCTGGAATgctgaagcagactcaatgggttgaatggtctaattctgctccaatgtttctAGATCTTGTAGTCTAATGTAAAGGATTTGTCATGGTCCTGCCTGGCTATTCCCTATCTCGCTCCTATCTCCTTGATTGTGCCTTAATTCCCATCATCTGATTCCCCAATTGCTGCTAGTTCaattaattacagcacacctggttcccatcAGGGAATAGAGGATAAGAACTCTGGCGTCACAGCCACGGGTCGCCAGTTCGTTTGTCAATTCCAGTGAGTGTTAACCTTGTTTCCTGATCCCTTAGGACTGTTAGTTCTAAGCTCAGCTCCATTCTGTAGAGATTCTACGAAAACCTCGTTTCGAGTCTAGACTCCCCTGGTTATCACTTCCACGTTTGTGACTGTGCTAGCATCTCTCGACCCTGtgtccgtgcctgtgtcctgcacttgggttcgtccccAGTCCCTCCCTTGCAACAGAATGAACTGGCTAAGAGTGAACCCAGCAGACAAGAACCTCCTACAACAGGCCCTCCCCAGCCAGGGCTCCCTACCGGGCTTCCATGATCAACTGTTCAGAGAGGTCATGGAAAACCATGCTCTGTCGGAGAATGTAAAGAAGGTCACTGAGCAGGTTGACCGGATATCTGCTCTCTTTACTTTGTCCCTTCCAAGAACCCAGTCTGAACAACTCACACTGCCTGTGATGAAAACACCAAGAGATCTGCATGTACCCAGACCAGAACCCTATGCTGGGAACCTAGAGAAATGCCGGACTTTCTTACTGCAATGCTCCTTGGTTTTTGAGCAGCAGCCATGTACGTACACCACCGACAGATCGAAGATAGCGTACATCTTGGGGTTATTGTGAGGGGATGCCTTAGCATGGGCCACCGTGATCTGGGACAGCCAGACAGAGACCTGTTCTTCTTTCTCCACCTTCGTTTCCGAAATGAGAAAGATCTTTGAACATTCCTTTTGGGGTAAGGATGCCACTAAGTGCTTACTGACTTTCCATCAGGGCTCATGAAGTGTAGCCGAATACTCCATAGAGTTGCAAACGTTAGCGGCCGCCTCAGGGTGGAATGACAAGGCGCTACAGGAGGTATTTCAACAGGGTCTCTGTGACAAGATAAAAGACGAATTGGTGTCGAGGGATGACGCTAACAGCTTGGACTCTTTGGTCTCACTAGACACCAGTTTAGATAACCGACTTCGAGAGTATCAGAGAGAGAAAACTGGTCGCCCAACTCCttgggtcaccccccccccccccccggcctgtTTTATTATCTTCAACCAGCCctaacctctctctcccttccgctCCTCACAGAGCTCCTGCTCCGACCGTTCTGGTGAGTCCGACAACACTCCCTTCAGTCCCCCAGACCTGGATGCAGATCCAAACTACTGTGAACTACCACCAAAAGTCTCTGCCTCTATCCTCCTTGGTGGACTCCAGTGCCAAGGGAGATCTGTTGGAAAAGGACATAGCCTCCCAGGCCGGAATTCCCCAGGAACCATTAAGTACCCCTCTGGAGGCCCGGGCGCTGGACCGAAGACTTCTGGCTCGGGTTACCCACTGTACACCACCTCTGACCTCGATTCTGTCTGGAAACATCAAGAGCAGGTACAATTTAGTCTAATCCATTCTCCTCAAGCCCCTATAGTTCTAGGATAGCCCTGGTTGAACCACCACAATCCCCACATCCACTGGTCCACTGGGAGGATAGTCATCTAGAGTCCATTTTGCCATGCCACCTATCTGCTATTGGCTCTGTCCCCTAGGGAGGCTATTGAGACCTCACCTGTCCTGGAACCCCTCGACTTGTCCAGAGTTCCACCAGAATATCATGACCTGGGACAGGTATTCAGCAAACAACGGGCTCTTTTCCTGCCTCCACACCACCTATGCGATTGCACAATTGACCTTCTCCCTGGGGCCTCTTTACCCACCAGTCACCTGTATAACTTGTCCTGACCTGAGAGAGAAGCCATGGAGAAATACATCAGTGAGTCCCTCGTGGCGAACGTTATTCAACCCTTCTCCTTCCCGGTGGGTGCAAGGTTCTTCTTTGTGgagaaaaaggatgggttgctaTGTCCCTGTATTGATTACTGAGGCCTTAACAACATAACTGTTAAAAACTGCTCCTCATAAACTCAGTGTTTGAACCACTTCATGGAGCCTCCATCTTCTCAACGTTGTACTTTCGAAGCGCTTACCACCGAGTCAGAATTGGGGAGGGAGGTGAGTGGAAGATGGCATTTAATACCCCACTAGATCACTTTAAATACCTGCTTATgctgtttggcctcaccaatgcccccgctGTTTTTCAAGCCCTGATTAATGATGTGCTGAGAGACTTTATTAACTGTTTTGTGTTTGTCTACCTTGATGACATCTTAATATTCTCCAGCAACCTCCAGAAACACATTCATCATGTCTGTCAAGTCCTACGAAGACTATGGGAAAACAAGTTATTCGTGAAGGTAGAGAAGTGTGAATTCCACGCCCCCTCAGTCAGCTTCTTGGGCTATATCATTGAGAGTGGGCAAGTGAGAGCAGATCCTGAGAAGATCCGGGCAGTAGCGGAATGGCCCAGACCCCTGACCCGCAAGCAACTTCAGCGTTTTCTCAGGTATACGAACTTCTATTGCCATTTTATCAGGGATTACAGTTGGGTGGTGTCAACTTACCCTTACCCAACTTACCTCCCCTACAACACCTTTCTTTGGGACTTTGAGGCCAACTCGGCATTCACTGAATTGAAGAGGCATTTCATGtctgctcccatcctggtccaaccggACCCCTCCgtcaattcattgtggaggtcGATGCCTCTGACTCTGGGGTGGGAGCAGTTCTGTCCCAACGTTCAAATTCTGACCAGAAGCTTAATTCCTTCTTTTCTTGCATTTTGCTGTCCCCCGCTGAACGAAATTATGACATGGGGAACCGGGAGGCACTGGAGGTCAAGCTAGTGTTGGAGGAATGGAGTACTGGCCGGAGGGGGCAGAACACCCGTTTATCGTCTGGACCGATCATAAGAATCTTGGATATATCCAGACCGCCAAATACTTGCACTCCCGccattgggcattattttttggctgATTCGAGTCTACTCTCAGCTACTGTCCAGGGTCTGAGAACGGGAAACTTGATGCGCTCTCTCACCCATACTATTCCAAGGAGGGCACTTCCAGCCCGGAGACTATACTCCCACCATCCTGTATGGTGGCAGCCCTCAGCTGGGAAATAGAGTCCATAGTAAAAGAGGCCCAACGTGATGACCCTGACCCCGGCAACAGACCTGCCAATCGCCTTTTCGTGCCCGATTCCATCAGGTCTTGGTTCTCTAGTGGGGGCATACATCTCGGTTCGCCTGCCACCCTGGGAGTGATCGGacgaggggtcagtgtggacatggtggaggattacaaatacctggggatacgaattgacaataaactggactggtcaaagaacactgaggctgtctacaagaagggtcagagccatctctgtttcctgaggagaatgaggtcctttaacatctgccggacgatgctgaggatgttctacgaggctgtggtggccagtgctatcatgtttgctgttgtgtgctggggcagcagtttgagggtagcagacaccaacagaatcaacaaactcatttgtgaggccagtgatgttgtggtggaactggactctctgacggtggtgtctgaaaagaggatgccgtccaagttgcatgccatctttggcaatgactcccatccgctccataatgtactggttaggcacaggagtgtattcagccagagactcattccaccgagatgtaacactgagcatcataggaagtcattcctgtctgtggccatcaaactttacaactcctccctcagagtgtcagacaccctgagccaataggctggtcctggacttatttccacttggcatgattaacttattattatttaattatttatggttttacattgctatatttctgcactattcttggttggtgcaactgtaatgaaacccagtttccctcgggattagTAAAGTATGTCTTTCTGTCTGACACTGTCCCTCCTGAAAAGACACTTTTGGTGGCCTTTCATGGAGGCAGGTACCCGTTCCTATGTCTCTGTATGTTCCATCTGTGCCTGCAGAAAAGCCTCCCACCAGCCACCTGCTGGATgtcccctacctgtccctagTCATCCTTGCTCGCACATAACCCTAGATTTCATCACGagactacccccttcacatggaaACACCACCGCACTCACCGTGGTGGACCTTTTCTCCAATGCTGTGCACTT
This window encodes:
- the LOC132404482 gene encoding uncharacterized protein LOC132404482; translated protein: MQIQTTVNYHQKSLPLSSLVDSSAKGDLLEKDIASQAGIPQEPLSTPLEARALDRRLLARVTHCTPPLTSILSGNIKSSNLQKHIHHVCQVLRRLWENKLFVKVEKCEFHAPSVSFLGYIIESGQVRADPEKIRAVAEWPRPLTRKQLQRFLRRSQTFSSATSSTSTEFLQISSPIRVPNSFHKSGSPFVKPWVPLLACHLASIHRRMGKQKESTRI